Proteins from a genomic interval of Pseudomonas asplenii:
- a CDS encoding acetolactate synthase catalytic subunit, with product MKQSQEADKSQAAATESNTTAAHVLAAALRRHDVTHVFGQAIPAAFFVIAHEYGIRQVGYRTENAGGAMADAYARVSGKVGVVAAQNGPAATLLVAPLAEALKASVPMVAIVQDVPMGMTDRNAFQEFDHVSLFQSCAKWVRRLTEVSRLDDYIDQAFTAASSGRPGPAVLILPMDLLRKPATSSPARTSNLGHFPLDRFAPSSEAVQHVAKLIAGAKRPIIVAGGGVHLSGATASINRLSELCGIPVATTNMGKGTVDETGPLSLGVFGNCMGPGTPGHELGHHLTDADLILLVGTRTNQNGTDTWKIVPNGATIVHIDIDPMEIGRNYDSVRLLGDARLTVDSLIQALASHDFSHGAQRTAAVKAEIEAARPQVREARAAIGSGRNGALRPEALMAELDKILRPDDIVVADASYSTNWVTSFLTSRRAGSRFLTPRGLAGLGWGYPMALGAKVAHPNARVIALEGDGGFGHCWSELETARRMNIPVVLIVLNNSILGYELHAEHVHYGVHSTACRFQAVDHAGIARAVGCWAETVSDPAEMAGALERALAAGVPALLDVMIDPHAFPPLSLFCGDVNPGSDEFLEVGGVS from the coding sequence GTGAAACAATCCCAAGAAGCGGATAAGTCTCAAGCTGCCGCAACAGAATCCAACACCACTGCCGCTCACGTCCTTGCCGCTGCACTGCGTCGTCATGATGTCACTCATGTGTTCGGTCAAGCCATTCCTGCCGCTTTCTTCGTTATTGCTCATGAATATGGTATCCGTCAGGTTGGTTACCGTACCGAAAACGCAGGCGGTGCAATGGCTGATGCCTATGCTCGTGTGAGTGGCAAAGTGGGTGTAGTGGCTGCGCAAAATGGTCCGGCAGCGACCCTATTGGTCGCGCCATTGGCGGAAGCATTGAAGGCATCAGTTCCAATGGTGGCGATCGTTCAGGACGTGCCTATGGGCATGACTGACCGCAACGCGTTTCAGGAGTTTGACCACGTCAGCCTTTTTCAGTCTTGTGCAAAATGGGTTAGACGTCTGACAGAGGTCAGCAGACTGGACGATTACATTGACCAGGCTTTCACTGCTGCATCCAGCGGCCGACCAGGGCCAGCTGTGCTTATTTTGCCAATGGATCTGCTGCGCAAGCCTGCTACATCCAGCCCGGCGCGCACCTCCAATCTTGGGCATTTCCCACTGGATCGCTTCGCTCCATCGTCGGAGGCTGTACAGCACGTTGCCAAGCTGATCGCAGGCGCCAAGCGACCGATTATCGTAGCCGGTGGTGGTGTGCATCTCTCTGGAGCGACGGCTAGTATCAATCGCTTGAGCGAGCTGTGCGGTATTCCCGTTGCCACAACCAATATGGGCAAGGGGACAGTCGACGAAACCGGCCCGCTGTCTCTGGGCGTCTTTGGCAACTGCATGGGGCCTGGCACACCCGGTCATGAGCTCGGCCACCATCTGACTGACGCCGACCTGATTCTGCTGGTTGGTACTCGTACCAATCAAAATGGGACGGACACTTGGAAAATTGTTCCAAACGGCGCGACGATCGTCCACATCGATATCGACCCGATGGAAATCGGGCGCAACTATGATTCCGTGCGCTTATTAGGCGATGCGCGACTCACCGTTGATTCGCTCATCCAGGCATTGGCTTCGCATGACTTTAGTCATGGTGCTCAACGGACTGCAGCGGTCAAAGCGGAAATCGAAGCTGCTCGACCGCAAGTGCGAGAAGCACGTGCTGCGATAGGTAGTGGTCGCAATGGCGCGCTTCGACCGGAGGCGCTGATGGCGGAACTGGACAAGATTCTGCGCCCAGATGACATCGTGGTGGCAGACGCGAGCTACTCCACCAACTGGGTCACCAGCTTCCTCACGTCTCGCCGTGCAGGATCTCGCTTTCTGACTCCACGAGGACTCGCAGGTTTGGGCTGGGGTTATCCAATGGCGCTGGGGGCTAAGGTAGCGCATCCGAATGCACGAGTGATCGCCCTTGAGGGCGATGGTGGATTCGGTCACTGCTGGTCGGAGCTTGAAACAGCGCGGCGCATGAATATTCCTGTGGTTCTCATTGTTTTGAATAACAGCATTCTGGGCTATGAGCTTCATGCCGAGCATGTGCATTACGGTGTGCACAGTACTGCCTGCAGATTCCAGGCGGTAGACCATGCGGGTATTGCTCGGGCTGTTGGCTGCTGGGCCGAAACTGTAAGTGATCCTGCCGAAATGGCGGGTGCACTGGAGCGAGCACTCGCCGCCGGTGTTCCTGCTTTGCTGGACGTCATGATTGATCCCCACGCGTTCCCGCCGCTCTCGCTTTTCTGCGGTGACGTGAATCCAGGAAGCGATGAGTTCCTGGAAGTCGGGGGTGTGTCATGA
- a CDS encoding SDR family oxidoreductase gives MSSTNRTVCWVTGASSGIGLAIAEALVQDGHFVVISARGEAALAQALERLHTLSPNAAAVSVDVTSFDAVRSAVAQIESDYGPVSILVANAGMNVAARAWGELSSSDFDQVTQINLNGVYYTIDAVLPSMRALKSGLVINIASWAGRFVSAKPGPSYSAAKAAVIALTTSLNASEYQHGIRACALSPAEVATPAMSRRKVPPTEAALSKMLKPEDIAAAVRFVANMPRHVCVNELVISPVWNGAYGAPQL, from the coding sequence ATGAGCAGCACGAATCGAACTGTTTGCTGGGTAACGGGGGCGTCGAGCGGAATCGGTCTTGCAATAGCGGAAGCACTTGTACAAGACGGGCATTTTGTTGTGATTTCTGCCAGGGGTGAAGCTGCGCTTGCGCAAGCGCTAGAACGCTTGCACACCCTAAGTCCGAACGCTGCTGCTGTAAGCGTTGATGTGACATCTTTCGATGCGGTTCGTAGTGCTGTAGCCCAAATCGAATCTGACTACGGGCCGGTAAGTATCCTAGTGGCGAATGCTGGGATGAACGTGGCGGCTCGCGCATGGGGAGAGCTCTCTAGTTCAGATTTCGATCAGGTCACGCAGATCAATTTGAACGGCGTCTACTACACGATCGACGCGGTGCTCCCATCGATGCGAGCGCTTAAGAGCGGGTTGGTAATCAACATCGCCTCGTGGGCCGGTCGGTTTGTATCGGCTAAGCCAGGGCCGTCCTATAGCGCGGCCAAGGCCGCGGTGATCGCATTGACTACAAGCCTCAATGCTTCCGAATACCAACACGGTATCCGAGCCTGTGCGCTGTCTCCTGCGGAGGTCGCAACACCTGCCATGTCGCGCCGCAAAGTGCCACCCACCGAGGCCGCTTTGTCGAAGATGCTCAAACCTGAGGATATCGCCGCTGCCGTTAGGTTTGTCGCCAATATGCCGCGCCATGTCTGTGTTAACGAGTTGGTGATTTCACCCGTTTGGAACGGGGCATATGGCGCCCCGCAGCTCTAA
- the dapA gene encoding 4-hydroxy-tetrahydrodipicolinate synthase produces MVSLAGSIVAVVTPMLENGGVDYESLARLIEWHIAEGTHGLCVVGTTGESAMLSVEEHIEVCAFAVRQVASRVPVIAGAGANSTSEAIELTALAKKIGADAALHVAPYYVRPTQEGMFQHFRAVAQAVDLPIVLYNVPARTGVDIGVELTLKLACEPSIIGIKDATGSIERASEILRYRPSGFSLYSGDDPTAVALMLLGGEGTISVTANVAPRLMAQLCERALAGEAKAASALNLQLMPLHQALFIESSPSPTKWALGELGLIKPHCRLPLVPLSEKARPVLASAMRDAGIVKVNHT; encoded by the coding sequence ATGGTTAGCCTGGCAGGCAGTATCGTTGCTGTTGTTACACCGATGCTTGAGAACGGAGGCGTCGACTACGAGTCCCTCGCGCGGCTTATCGAATGGCATATCGCCGAAGGAACACATGGCCTTTGCGTCGTGGGCACTACCGGCGAGTCCGCCATGCTTTCCGTCGAGGAGCACATTGAGGTATGTGCCTTCGCGGTTCGCCAGGTGGCTAGTCGCGTACCTGTTATCGCAGGGGCAGGTGCGAACTCAACCAGCGAAGCTATTGAGTTGACGGCGCTCGCTAAGAAGATTGGTGCGGACGCTGCGCTACATGTAGCTCCTTACTACGTTCGTCCTACGCAGGAAGGCATGTTTCAACATTTTCGAGCCGTCGCTCAGGCAGTAGACCTTCCTATTGTGCTCTACAACGTCCCTGCGCGAACCGGGGTAGATATTGGGGTTGAGCTAACTCTGAAGCTTGCATGTGAGCCAAGCATTATTGGTATCAAGGATGCTACCGGCAGTATCGAGAGGGCTTCTGAAATTCTTCGCTATAGACCTAGCGGCTTTAGCTTGTATTCAGGTGATGACCCTACAGCTGTGGCGCTAATGCTACTTGGAGGGGAGGGGACGATAAGCGTTACCGCGAACGTTGCCCCCCGTCTAATGGCTCAGCTCTGTGAGCGCGCATTGGCAGGAGAGGCAAAAGCAGCGTCGGCGCTTAACTTGCAACTGATGCCTCTTCACCAAGCACTGTTCATCGAGAGCAGCCCATCGCCGACGAAATGGGCCCTTGGGGAGCTAGGCCTAATCAAGCCCCACTGCCGACTACCGCTGGTTCCGCTTTCTGAAAAGGCAAGGCCGGTTCTCGCATCCGCGATGCGAGATGCCGGGATCGTGAAAGTTAATCACACCTAA
- a CDS encoding NIPSNAP family protein: protein MIVEMRTYTLLPGKLREWLPFFEKERFPIQKKHLGNLVGYYTTDTGELNQIVQLWAYENYADREARRKALWSDPEWTDPSKSTISVMQKQESKILLPTAFSPSHF from the coding sequence ATGATCGTAGAAATGCGGACTTACACGCTTTTGCCCGGAAAACTTCGTGAATGGTTACCGTTTTTTGAAAAAGAGCGCTTTCCAATTCAGAAAAAACATTTAGGCAATCTGGTGGGTTACTACACGACTGACACGGGTGAACTTAATCAAATCGTGCAGCTCTGGGCGTACGAAAATTACGCTGATCGTGAAGCCCGTCGTAAGGCGCTCTGGTCTGATCCAGAGTGGACGGATCCATCCAAATCGACCATCAGCGTGATGCAGAAGCAAGAAAGCAAAATCCTGCTGCCCACTGCATTTTCCCCATCTCATTTCTAA
- a CDS encoding VOC family protein translates to MTLKALGYLGVDTTDSSGWKDYGSRFLGLQLTETVSDGMSFRMDDRKQRLTVNEANRNGLGFMGWEVADAAALDQFAVRLERAQVRVNRGSRSLCEQRQVRDLIVFSDPIGNRIEVYHGLAEAGTPFIPGRTMQGFRTGDMGIGHVVLTVPSAKDILPFYRDLLGFHLSDYFERPFKAIFLHLNQRHHSLAILETGKVGIHHLMFETLSLDDVGQAYDLALVDEGRIATTLGRHTNDQVVSFYAKSPSGFLVECGWGGLVIDPETWEPYEVVHGPSFWGHDRNWLPPEGQEEARRIRMAAAQDGARANVNVIEGLYNATRK, encoded by the coding sequence ATGACGCTTAAAGCTCTGGGTTATTTGGGAGTCGATACTACCGACTCCTCGGGTTGGAAGGATTATGGCTCTCGCTTTCTTGGGCTCCAGCTCACCGAAACGGTGAGTGATGGTATGTCCTTCAGGATGGATGACCGTAAGCAACGGTTGACCGTCAACGAAGCGAACCGCAACGGTCTTGGCTTCATGGGGTGGGAGGTTGCCGACGCTGCGGCTCTGGATCAATTTGCAGTGCGTTTGGAGCGGGCACAGGTACGCGTCAATCGCGGGTCGCGCTCGCTTTGTGAGCAAAGGCAGGTTCGGGACTTGATTGTTTTTTCAGATCCCATTGGCAATCGCATTGAGGTCTATCACGGATTGGCTGAGGCAGGAACGCCCTTCATTCCAGGACGTACGATGCAAGGTTTCCGGACTGGGGACATGGGCATTGGCCATGTGGTCCTCACCGTACCAAGCGCCAAGGATATTTTGCCGTTTTACCGTGACCTTTTGGGTTTTCATCTGAGTGACTATTTCGAGCGACCGTTCAAGGCGATCTTCCTGCATCTAAACCAACGTCACCATAGTCTGGCAATTCTGGAAACGGGCAAGGTTGGTATCCACCACCTCATGTTTGAAACCTTGAGTCTTGATGACGTCGGACAGGCCTACGACTTGGCGTTGGTGGATGAAGGGCGAATTGCAACGACGTTAGGAAGGCATACGAACGATCAGGTGGTTTCATTCTATGCAAAGAGCCCATCCGGGTTTCTGGTTGAGTGCGGTTGGGGCGGGCTGGTTATTGATCCCGAAACGTGGGAGCCCTATGAAGTCGTCCACGGGCCCAGTTTCTGGGGGCATGACCGCAACTGGCTGCCTCCAGAAGGCCAGGAAGAGGCTAGACGTATCAGGATGGCCGCCGCTCAAGATGGTGCACGTGCCAACGTAAACGTAATTGAAGGGTTGTACAACGCGACGCGAAAGTGA
- a CDS encoding alcohol dehydrogenase catalytic domain-containing protein: MTNKMRAARLHDIGSPMSVDEIDIPTPDSDEVLVRVESCGVVPNLGNVIKNYPTWFPDLPLPKLPAIFGLDPAGTVVGVGKRVFNFKEGDRVYVNPARFCGTCRCCRKGDPLSCERFGYSGYFGFSPEANDLLKHYPYGGFSQFMTAPQYSLVKLPDNVTFDQAARFGYLGTAYAALKRGKAGPGMTVLVNGASGTLGLGAVLLALALGVTRIFAVARDKALLEQVRQLAPQRIETFSTSDGNSLSEWAFSNTNGAGVDLVVDTLGPGAPASAVTDAIDCLHRGAQAVHVGGVSELVPMNLFKLMAAQVQWLGSNWFTAGQGQDIADMAERGVLDLSVFETTGFGLSRINEALDSIAGRHGGFTNFVINPQA, encoded by the coding sequence ATGACTAATAAAATGCGTGCCGCTCGACTTCACGATATCGGTTCCCCGATGAGTGTGGACGAAATCGATATTCCTACTCCTGACAGCGATGAAGTGCTTGTACGAGTAGAGTCGTGTGGTGTCGTGCCCAACCTTGGGAACGTGATCAAGAACTATCCAACCTGGTTTCCAGATCTGCCGCTGCCGAAGTTACCTGCCATTTTCGGTTTGGACCCTGCCGGTACCGTTGTCGGGGTCGGAAAGCGCGTTTTCAACTTTAAAGAGGGCGATAGGGTTTATGTAAATCCGGCTCGGTTCTGTGGCACATGCCGCTGCTGCCGCAAGGGTGATCCCCTGAGCTGCGAGCGCTTCGGCTACTCGGGTTATTTCGGTTTTTCGCCCGAGGCGAATGATCTTTTGAAGCACTACCCCTACGGTGGCTTCTCGCAGTTTATGACTGCTCCGCAATATAGCCTTGTGAAGCTGCCAGATAATGTAACGTTCGATCAGGCGGCGCGGTTCGGGTATCTAGGAACGGCGTACGCTGCTCTTAAGCGTGGTAAAGCGGGCCCTGGTATGACTGTGTTGGTCAACGGTGCAAGCGGGACTCTTGGTCTTGGCGCTGTGCTATTGGCGCTAGCACTTGGCGTCACTCGTATCTTTGCTGTCGCCAGGGATAAGGCGCTTCTGGAGCAAGTTCGTCAGTTAGCCCCTCAGCGAATCGAAACATTCTCAACGTCTGACGGCAACTCCTTGTCAGAGTGGGCCTTTTCTAATACCAACGGAGCAGGGGTTGATCTCGTTGTCGACACCTTGGGGCCGGGAGCGCCTGCAAGCGCAGTCACTGATGCGATCGATTGCCTGCATCGTGGTGCGCAAGCGGTGCATGTGGGTGGTGTGTCTGAGTTGGTTCCGATGAATCTGTTCAAGCTCATGGCAGCCCAGGTTCAGTGGCTGGGTTCTAACTGGTTCACAGCCGGCCAGGGACAGGATATTGCTGACATGGCGGAGCGAGGCGTTCTCGATCTGTCGGTATTCGAGACGACTGGTTTTGGGCTGAGTCGCATCAACGAAGCCTTGGATTCCATTGCCGGGCGACATGGTGGATTCACTAATTTCGTTATAAACCCGCAAGCGTAA